ACGCGCCTCGAAATCATCCGGCACTTGTTCAGCCGCAACCACGCTCACCGCGTGGGGCCGCACATTGCCATTGATGGCGTTGCACAGCACGAACGGGTCCCAGACTTTGGGTGAATCAAAATGCGCAATCTGCGCCAGTGCATGCACGCCCGTATCCGTGCGGCCCGCGCCATGCAGCGTGATGTGCTGGCCATGCAGCACTTCAATCGCGGCTTCCAATGCGCCTTGCACGGTGATCGATGCTGGCTGCGACTGCCAGCCGAGAAAACCAGTGCCGTCATATTCTATGGTGAGCTTGTAGCGCGGCATTACTGGGCCCTGGTGCCCACAGGTACGGAAAAGCCGCGCAGAAAAACATCGGCTTCCATTGGGCCTTTGCCTTCGCGCTGCAATTTCAGCACGCGGATGGCCCCCATGGCGCAGGCGAAAGTGAGCTTATCGTCAAGCAGCGTTCCGGATTCACCATTGCCTGCCACCACTTCAACATTCAGCAGCTTCAGCCGCGCGCCATCCAGCATGCACCAGGCACCGGGGAACGGCGAAAGCCCGTGGATGTGATTGCGCACCAGGGCGGCAGGTTTGTTGAAATCAATGCGCGCCTCGGCCTTTTCGATCTTCTTGGCGTAGGTCGCGCCATGCGTGGGTTGCGCCACGCCGGGGGCGGATGGATTTTCCAGCACCTCGACCATCAGCTTGGCACCCACGCTCGCCAACTCATCATGCAGGCTGGCCGCGGTGGTGTGCTCGGTGATGCGCACCGGCAGCATCCGCATCACGGGGCCAGTATCCAGCCCCTCTTCCATGCGCATGATGGCGACGCCGGTTTCTGCATCACCTTCCATGATGGCGCGCTGGATGGGGGCGGCCCCGCGCCAGCGCGGCAATTGCGATGCATGCACATTGAAACAGCCAAAGCGGGTGGCGTTCAGAATGAATTTCGGCAGAAGCAAACCATAGGCCACCACGACGGCGGCATCGGCCTTGAGATCGGCGAAGGCCTGCTGGTCTTCCTCGGCGCGCAGGTTTTTTGGCGTGCGGACTTCGATGCCCTGCGCCTTTGCATAGGCGTGGACCGGGGTTTCCTTCAGCTCCATGCCGCGTCCGGCGGGCCGGGGCGGCTGGGCATAGACACAAGAAATGTCGTGGCCTGCGGCGATAAGCGCTTTCAAAACGGTGACGGAAAAGTCCGGTGTTCCCATGAAAATCAGGCGCATGGTGCGGCGCTCACAGCTTGCCCAGCTTGTCGGCCTTCAAGAATTTCTTAAGCACGCGATCGCGCTTCAGCTTGGAAATGTAATCGATGAACAGAACACCATTCAGATGGTCGATCTCGTGCTGCAGGCACGTGGCCATCACGCCATTGGCGTGAATTTCATGCGGCTCGCCCTTGCGGTCGAGATAGCGTACTTTGACTTCGGACGGGCGCTCCACCATCTCGAAAAATTCCGGAATGGACAGGCAGCCCTCTTCATAGTCGCTGCGCGCCTCTGAAGACCATATGATCTCAGGATTGGCCAGAAACAGCGGCTTGGGGTCCTCACCCTCACGCGCCAGGTCAATCACCACCTGGCGGCGCGGCACGCCGATCTGGATGGCGGCCAGGCCAATGCCGGGCGCGTCATACATGGTGGAGAGCATGTCATCGAACAGCTTGCGCGCTTCTTCATCCACCGTTTTCAGCGGCACGGACTTCTGGCGCAGGATTTTTTCATCCGGCAGTTTGATGATCGGTTTGACGGCCATAGGCTTGAGATAGGCGAGCGAGGACAGAGGGTCAATTGCGACAGTGAGGTGCGTCAACGACTTCGCACTTATTTTTATCCGGGTGATATTGACAAGGCTATTTTACCCGGATATTAATTCGCCATGACCCAAGCTTTTTCCGCCTTTCACCACCACGCCCTTCTGGCCATCGGCACGCTCGAAGATGTTGCCCGCGCCTGCCGCAAAGCCGAACAAGAGGGGCTGCACGGCATCCTGATGTTCGACAATGAAACGGGCAAACAGACCGATGTGCCGCTGGAAAGCCCCATCGCAATGCCCGAACAGCCGCGCGGCCGAGGACGGCCGGCGCTGGGCGTAACAGCTCGCGAAGTAACGTTGCTGCCGCGCCACTGGGAATGGCTGGCCACCCAGCCGGGCGGCGCATCGACCACTTTGCGCAAGCTGGTAGAGGCCGCACGGCGCGACCCTAAAGCCGAAGCCAAGCGCAAGCAGGAGCGCGCCTATAATTTCCTGCGCGCCATTGCGGGCGATTTGCCGCTTTATGAGGAAACATTGCGCGCACTGTTCGCGGGCGATGTGGCCCGCGTCACGGAGCTGACTGCAGAGTGGCCAAAAGACCTGCGTGCCCACGCACTGGATCTGCTGCAATCATGACCAGCATCCGACAACGAAAGCTTGATGACTTCATTCGCCGCGTCTGGTCGGAAGGTGAGGTGGAAGCCTGCGATGACTATCTTGCGCGGCGCTATGCGATTGCGCATGATCCGGGTGATCCCTGGGATGGGCAAGTGCTGGATGTACCGCAGTTTCAGGAGCGGGTACGCAAGTCCCGTGCGCCCTTTCCGGATCAGCGTTTCTATATCCGTGAATGGTTTGAAAGCCGCGACGGGCTAATGATCAGCTGGGACTGGCTGGCCACCCACAAGGGTGACCTCACGGGCTTTCCAGCCAGCGGCAAGCGCCTCTCCATGTCGGGTGCCACGATCTATTACTTTGATGCGGATGACCGGATTTTCGGCCATTGGCAGATCGCCGACCGGCTGGGGGTTTACCAGCAACTGCAGAAGACTGAACCCGCCCGGCCGAAAAATGGCACCTATACGCGCGCTGGATTTCTGCTGCGAAAAAAGAGCACGTTGGCGAGTTACGGACTGATCTGAACCCCAAAATTGGGGAATTAACGGTTCCGGCGCCTGCCGCCTTGCTTTTGCCCCGCCGCCCGGCCATATACGGCCCCGGAAGGTTGGCCTGCGGACGTGACGCTCGCCAACCGGGTCAGGGCCGGAAGGCAGCAGCCCTAACGAGCCCGTTATGGGTTGCTCGTCCAGCCTTCCACTTCCTTCTCAACAGCATGCATCTTTCTCACCCCAAGTCTTTCAACTTGGATGCGCGATGGCTATGTTCCGGGCAATGACTGACTCTCCCACGCCATACCGCGTTCTGGCGCGCAAATACCGGCCGCAGGTCTTTGATGACCTGATCGGGCAGGAGGCGATGGTGCGCACGCTGGCCAACGCCTTTGCCACGGGCCGTATCGCACAGGCCTATATGCTCACCGGCCTGCGCGGCATCGGCAAGACCACGACGGCGCGGCTGATCGCGCGGGCGCTTAATTACCCTGCTGGCCCCGCGATGGACATGCCGGAGCTGACGGCACAATGCGAAGCCATTCTTGAATCACGTCATATGGATGTGATCGAGATGGACGCCGCGTCCAATACCGGCGTCGACAATATGCGCGAGATCATTGACTCGGTGCGCTATGCGCCGGTGCAGGCGCGCTACAAGGTCTATATCATCGACGAAGTGCACATGCTGTCGAAGAGCGCGTTCAACGCTCTGCTCAAGACGCTTGAAGAGCCCCCGCCGCATGTGAAATTCATTTTCGCCACCACCGAAATCCGGAAAGTGCCGGTTACCATTTTGTCGCGCTGCCAGCGTTTTGATTTGCGCCGGATGG
This genomic interval from Aestuariivirga litoralis contains the following:
- the fmt gene encoding methionyl-tRNA formyltransferase produces the protein MRLIFMGTPDFSVTVLKALIAAGHDISCVYAQPPRPAGRGMELKETPVHAYAKAQGIEVRTPKNLRAEEDQQAFADLKADAAVVVAYGLLLPKFILNATRFGCFNVHASQLPRWRGAAPIQRAIMEGDAETGVAIMRMEEGLDTGPVMRMLPVRITEHTTAASLHDELASVGAKLMVEVLENPSAPGVAQPTHGATYAKKIEKAEARIDFNKPAALVRNHIHGLSPFPGAWCMLDGARLKLLNVEVVAGNGESGTLLDDKLTFACAMGAIRVLKLQREGKGPMEADVFLRGFSVPVGTRAQ
- the def gene encoding peptide deformylase, translating into MAVKPIIKLPDEKILRQKSVPLKTVDEEARKLFDDMLSTMYDAPGIGLAAIQIGVPRRQVVIDLAREGEDPKPLFLANPEIIWSSEARSDYEEGCLSIPEFFEMVERPSEVKVRYLDRKGEPHEIHANGVMATCLQHEIDHLNGVLFIDYISKLKRDRVLKKFLKADKLGKL
- a CDS encoding DUF2239 family protein, whose product is MTQAFSAFHHHALLAIGTLEDVARACRKAEQEGLHGILMFDNETGKQTDVPLESPIAMPEQPRGRGRPALGVTAREVTLLPRHWEWLATQPGGASTTLRKLVEAARRDPKAEAKRKQERAYNFLRAIAGDLPLYEETLRALFAGDVARVTELTAEWPKDLRAHALDLLQS
- a CDS encoding ester cyclase, with product MTSIRQRKLDDFIRRVWSEGEVEACDDYLARRYAIAHDPGDPWDGQVLDVPQFQERVRKSRAPFPDQRFYIREWFESRDGLMISWDWLATHKGDLTGFPASGKRLSMSGATIYYFDADDRIFGHWQIADRLGVYQQLQKTEPARPKNGTYTRAGFLLRKKSTLASYGLI